From Pseudomonas hefeiensis, one genomic window encodes:
- the pheA gene encoding prephenate dehydratase gives MSEQELKALRLRIDALDEKVLELISERARCAQEVARVKMASLAEGEVPVFYRPEREAQVLKRVMERNKGPLGNEEMARLFREIMSSCLALEQPLKVAYLGPEGTFTQAAAMKHFGHAVISKPMAAIDEVFREVAAGAVNFGVVPVENSTEGAVNHTLDSFLEHDMVICGEVELRIHHHLLVGENTKTDSISRIYSHAQSLAQCRKWLDAHYPNVERVAVSSNAEAAKRVKGEWNSAAIAGDMAAGLYGLTRLAEKIEDRPDNSTRFLMIGSQEVPPTGDDKTSIIVSMSNKPGALHELLVPFHDNGIDLTRIETRPSRSGKWTYVFFIDFVGHHRDPLVKGVLEKISQEAVALKVLGSYPKAVL, from the coding sequence ATGTCTGAGCAAGAACTCAAGGCGCTGCGCCTGCGCATCGATGCCCTGGACGAAAAGGTCCTGGAGCTGATCAGCGAGCGCGCACGCTGTGCCCAGGAAGTGGCACGGGTGAAAATGGCCTCGCTGGCCGAAGGCGAAGTACCGGTGTTCTATCGCCCGGAACGTGAGGCGCAGGTACTCAAGCGCGTCATGGAGCGCAACAAGGGCCCCCTGGGCAACGAAGAAATGGCGCGGTTGTTCCGCGAGATCATGTCTTCGTGCCTGGCCCTTGAGCAGCCTTTGAAAGTCGCCTACCTGGGCCCTGAAGGCACCTTCACCCAGGCTGCGGCCATGAAGCATTTCGGCCACGCGGTGATCAGCAAGCCGATGGCGGCCATCGACGAAGTCTTCCGTGAAGTGGCGGCGGGCGCGGTGAACTTCGGCGTGGTGCCGGTGGAAAACTCCACCGAAGGCGCGGTCAACCATACGCTGGACAGTTTCCTTGAGCACGACATGGTGATCTGCGGCGAAGTCGAGCTGCGCATCCACCATCACCTGTTGGTGGGGGAGAACACCAAGACCGACAGCATCAGCCGGATCTACTCCCACGCCCAGTCCCTGGCCCAGTGCCGCAAGTGGCTGGATGCCCATTATCCGAATGTCGAGCGCGTGGCGGTGTCCAGCAACGCCGAGGCGGCCAAGCGGGTCAAGGGTGAATGGAACTCGGCGGCGATTGCTGGCGATATGGCGGCCGGCCTCTACGGCCTGACCCGCCTGGCGGAAAAAATCGAGGATCGCCCGGACAACTCCACGCGATTCCTGATGATTGGCAGCCAGGAAGTGCCGCCGACCGGCGACGACAAGACGTCGATCATCGTCTCCATGAGCAACAAACCCGGCGCGCTCCATGAGCTGCTGGTGCCGTTCCATGACAATGGCATCGATCTGACACGGATCGAGACCCGTCCGTCGCGCAGCGGTAAATGGACCTACGTGTTTTTCATCGATTTTGTCGGCCACCACCGCGATCCACTGGTAAAAGGTGTGCTGGAAAAAATCAGTCAGGAAGCAGTGGCACTCAAGGTGCTGGGTTCCTACCCCAAAGCAGTTCTTTAA
- the serC gene encoding 3-phosphoserine/phosphohydroxythreonine transaminase, with the protein MSKRAYNFCAGPAALPEAVLKRAQGELLDWHGKGLSVMEMSHRSDEFVSIATKAEQDLRDLLNIPSNYKVLFLQGGASQQFAQIPLNLLPESGKADYIDTGIWSQKAIEEASRYGHVNVAASAKPYDYFAIPGQNEWNLSKDAAYVHYAPNETIGGLEFNWIPETGDVPLVADMSSDILSRPVDISRFGMIYAGAQKNIGPSGILVSIIREDLLGRARSLCPTMLNYKVAADNGSMYNTPPTLAWYLSGLVFEWLKEQGGVEAIGKLNEVKQRTLYDFIDASGLYSNPINKTDRSWMNVPFRLADDRLDKPFLAGADERGLLNLKGHRSVGGMRASIYNAVDINAVNALISYMAEFEKEHG; encoded by the coding sequence GTGAGCAAGAGAGCCTATAACTTCTGTGCCGGCCCGGCGGCGCTTCCTGAAGCGGTCCTGAAGCGTGCCCAAGGTGAACTTCTCGACTGGCATGGCAAGGGCCTGTCCGTCATGGAAATGAGCCATCGCAGCGATGAGTTCGTGTCCATTGCCACCAAGGCCGAGCAGGACTTGCGTGATCTGCTGAACATCCCCTCCAACTACAAAGTGCTGTTCCTGCAGGGCGGCGCCAGCCAGCAGTTTGCGCAGATTCCGCTGAACCTGCTGCCCGAAAGCGGCAAGGCCGACTACATCGACACCGGGATCTGGTCGCAGAAAGCCATCGAAGAAGCCTCGCGCTACGGCCACGTCAATGTCGCGGCCAGCGCCAAGCCCTACGACTATTTCGCCATCCCCGGCCAGAACGAGTGGAACCTGTCCAAGGACGCTGCCTACGTTCATTACGCGCCGAACGAAACCATCGGCGGCCTGGAATTCAACTGGATTCCGGAAACTGGCGACGTGCCATTGGTGGCTGACATGTCTTCGGACATCCTGTCGCGCCCTGTGGATATTTCCCGTTTCGGCATGATCTACGCCGGCGCCCAGAAGAACATCGGTCCCAGCGGCATCCTGGTCAGCATCATTCGCGAAGATCTGCTGGGACGCGCCCGTTCCTTGTGCCCGACCATGCTCAACTACAAGGTCGCGGCCGACAACGGCTCGATGTACAACACCCCGCCGACCCTGGCCTGGTACCTGTCCGGCCTGGTATTCGAGTGGCTGAAAGAGCAGGGCGGTGTCGAGGCCATCGGCAAGCTCAACGAAGTGAAGCAGCGCACGCTCTATGACTTCATTGATGCCAGCGGTCTCTACAGCAACCCGATCAACAAGACTGATCGCTCGTGGATGAATGTACCGTTCCGCCTGGCCGACGATCGTCTCGACAAGCCGTTCCTGGCCGGTGCCGACGAGCGCGGGCTGCTGAATCTCAAGGGCCACCGTTCGGTCGGCGGCATGCGCGCTTCCATCTACAACGCCGTCGATATCAATGCGGTCAATGCGTTGATTTCCTACATGGCAGAGTTCGAGAAGGAACATGGTTGA
- the gyrA gene encoding DNA gyrase subunit A, whose protein sequence is MGELAKEILPVNIEDELKQSYLDYAMSVIVGRALPDARDGLKPVHRRVLFAMSELGNDFNKPYKKSARVVGDVIGKYHPHGDTAVYDTIVRMAQPFSLRYLLVDGQGNFGSVDGDNAAAMRYTEVRMTKLAHELLADLHKETVDWVPNYDGTEMIPAVMPTRIPNLLVNGSSGIAVGMATNIPPHNLGEVIDGCLALIDNPELTVDELMQYIPGPDFPTAAIINGRAGIIEAYRTGRGRIYMRARSTIEDIDKVGGRQQIVITELPYQLNKARLIEKIAELVKEKKLEGITELRDESDKDGMRVVIELRRGEVPEVILNNLYAQTQLQAVFGINIVALIDGRPRILNLKDLLEAFVRHRREVVTRRTVFELRKARERGHILEGQAVALSNIDPVIALIKASPTPSEAKEALISTPWESTAVVAMVERAGADSCRPENLDPQYGLRDGKYFLSPEQAQAILELRLHRLTGLEHEKLLAEYQEILNQIGELIRILNSATRLMEVIREELEVIRAEYGDVRRTEILDARLDLTLGDMIPEEERVVTISHGGYAKTQPLAAYQAQRRGGKGKSATGVKDEDYIAHLLVANSHTTLLLFSSKGKVYWLKTYEIPEASRAARGRPLVNLLPLDSDEYITTMLPVEEYTEGHYIFMATAKGTVKKTPLESFSRQRSVGLIALELDEGDVLISAAITDGEREVMLFSDGGKVTRFKESDVRAMGRTARGVRGMRLPEGQKLISMLIPEEGSQILTASARGYGKRTAISEFPEYKRGGQGVIAMVSNDRNGRLVGAVQVLDGEEIMLISDQGTLVRTRVAEVSSLGRNTQGVTLIKLASDEKLVGLERVQEPSEVEGEELEGEEGVEFDGTLATDVDDMTGDQPLDAAADEEEPQD, encoded by the coding sequence ATGGGCGAACTGGCCAAAGAAATCCTCCCGGTCAATATCGAAGACGAGCTGAAACAGTCCTACCTCGACTACGCAATGAGCGTAATCGTCGGGCGGGCGCTGCCGGATGCGCGCGATGGCTTGAAGCCCGTGCACCGGCGCGTGCTGTTTGCGATGAGCGAGCTGGGCAACGACTTCAACAAGCCGTACAAGAAATCAGCCCGTGTCGTCGGTGACGTGATCGGTAAGTATCACCCCCACGGTGACACCGCCGTGTACGACACCATCGTCCGGATGGCCCAGCCATTCTCCCTGCGCTACTTGCTGGTAGACGGCCAGGGCAACTTCGGTTCCGTGGACGGCGACAACGCCGCAGCCATGCGATACACCGAAGTGCGCATGACCAAGCTGGCCCACGAACTGCTGGCCGACCTGCATAAAGAAACCGTGGACTGGGTGCCGAACTACGACGGCACCGAAATGATCCCGGCGGTCATGCCGACCCGTATCCCGAACCTGCTGGTCAACGGCTCCAGCGGTATCGCCGTGGGCATGGCGACCAACATCCCGCCGCACAACCTCGGTGAAGTCATCGACGGTTGCCTGGCCCTCATCGACAATCCCGAGCTGACGGTCGATGAGCTGATGCAGTACATCCCCGGTCCCGACTTCCCGACCGCCGCGATCATCAACGGTCGCGCCGGCATCATCGAAGCCTACCGTACCGGTCGCGGGCGCATTTACATGCGCGCCCGCTCGACCATCGAAGACATCGACAAGGTCGGTGGCCGCCAGCAGATCGTCATCACCGAACTCCCGTACCAGCTGAACAAGGCCCGTCTGATCGAGAAGATCGCCGAGCTGGTGAAAGAGAAGAAGCTTGAAGGCATCACCGAGCTGCGGGACGAGTCCGACAAGGACGGCATGCGCGTCGTGATCGAATTGCGTCGCGGCGAAGTGCCTGAGGTGATTCTCAACAACCTCTACGCCCAGACCCAGCTGCAAGCGGTGTTCGGCATCAATATCGTGGCGCTGATCGATGGCCGTCCGCGGATCCTGAACCTCAAGGACCTGCTGGAAGCCTTCGTGCGTCACCGTCGCGAAGTGGTCACCCGCCGCACCGTGTTCGAACTGCGCAAGGCCCGCGAGCGTGGTCATATCCTCGAAGGTCAGGCCGTTGCCCTGTCGAACATTGACCCGGTCATCGCCCTGATCAAGGCCTCGCCAACGCCGTCGGAAGCCAAGGAAGCGCTGATCAGCACGCCTTGGGAATCCACCGCAGTCGTGGCGATGGTCGAGCGTGCTGGCGCCGACTCGTGCCGTCCGGAAAACCTCGACCCGCAATACGGCCTGCGCGACGGCAAGTACTTCCTGTCCCCGGAGCAGGCGCAAGCCATTCTGGAACTGCGTCTGCACCGCCTGACCGGTCTGGAACACGAGAAGCTGCTGGCTGAATACCAGGAAATCCTCAACCAGATCGGCGAGCTGATCCGCATCCTCAACAGCGCTACGCGCCTGATGGAAGTGATCCGCGAAGAGCTGGAAGTGATCCGTGCCGAATATGGCGACGTGCGCCGTACCGAGATTCTCGATGCGCGCCTGGACCTGACCCTGGGTGACATGATCCCGGAAGAAGAGCGCGTGGTGACCATTTCCCACGGCGGTTACGCCAAGACCCAGCCGCTGGCCGCCTACCAGGCCCAGCGTCGCGGCGGCAAAGGCAAGTCGGCCACCGGCGTCAAGGACGAGGACTACATCGCTCACCTGCTGGTTGCCAACAGCCACACCACGCTGTTGCTGTTCTCCAGCAAGGGCAAGGTGTACTGGCTCAAGACCTACGAAATTCCCGAAGCGTCCCGTGCCGCCCGTGGTCGTCCGCTGGTCAACCTGCTGCCGCTTGATAGTGATGAATACATCACCACCATGTTGCCGGTGGAGGAATACACCGAAGGTCACTACATCTTCATGGCCACCGCCAAGGGCACCGTGAAGAAGACGCCGCTGGAATCCTTCAGCCGTCAGCGCAGTGTTGGCCTGATCGCGCTGGAGCTGGACGAAGGTGACGTGCTGATTTCCGCCGCCATCACCGACGGTGAGCGTGAGGTCATGCTGTTCTCCGACGGCGGCAAGGTTACCCGTTTCAAGGAATCCGACGTTCGCGCCATGGGCCGTACCGCCCGCGGTGTGCGTGGCATGCGCCTGCCGGAAGGCCAGAAGCTGATCTCCATGCTGATCCCCGAAGAAGGCAGCCAGATCCTCACCGCTTCGGCGCGTGGTTATGGCAAGCGCACGGCCATCAGCGAGTTCCCTGAATACAAGCGTGGCGGCCAGGGCGTGATCGCCATGGTCAGCAACGACCGTAACGGTCGTCTGGTCGGCGCTGTCCAGGTACTCGATGGCGAGGAGATCATGTTGATCTCCGACCAGGGCACTCTGGTGCGCACGCGGGTTGCCGAGGTGTCGAGCCTGGGTCGTAACACCCAGGGCGTGACGCTGATCAAGCTGGCCAGCGACGAGAAGCTGGTAGGGCTTGAGCGGGTGCAGGAGCCATCGGAAGTCGAAGGCGAGGAGCTGGAAGGCGAGGAGGGCGTGGAGTTCGACGGTACTCTTGCTACCGACGTTGACGACATGACCGGCGACCAACCGCTCGACGCTGCCGCAGACGAAGAAGAACCGCAGGACTAA
- the mtnA gene encoding S-methyl-5-thioribose-1-phosphate isomerase, whose amino-acid sequence MRDRLLAAEKVKAIDWRDGALYLLDQRILPFEETWIAYTTAAGVAEAIRSMVVRGAPAIGISAAYGVVLAARARVAEGGDWQAALEADFALLADSRPTAVNLFWALDRMRDRLGRLKEHAEPLAALEAEAVAIHESDREANLTMAQLGVDLIRKHQGNAQAILTHCNTGALATGGFGTALGVIRGAFLEGMVERVYADETRPWLQGSRLTAWELANEGIPVTLNADSAAAHIMKTKGVTWVIVGADRITANGDVANKIGTYQLAVCAMHHGVRFMVVAPSSTIDMNLASGEDIPIEERDGRELLEVGGKRVGADVDAFNPVFDVTPADLIDAIVTEKGIVERPDMAKMAQLMCRKRLH is encoded by the coding sequence ATGCGCGATCGACTGTTGGCTGCGGAGAAGGTGAAGGCCATCGATTGGCGTGATGGCGCCCTCTATCTGTTGGATCAGCGTATTTTGCCGTTCGAGGAAACCTGGATCGCCTACACCACGGCGGCCGGTGTGGCTGAGGCCATTCGCTCGATGGTGGTGCGCGGCGCGCCGGCTATCGGCATCAGCGCGGCCTATGGCGTGGTGCTGGCAGCGCGGGCGCGGGTGGCCGAGGGCGGGGACTGGCAGGCGGCGCTGGAAGCCGATTTTGCCCTGCTGGCCGACTCCCGGCCGACGGCGGTGAACCTGTTCTGGGCACTGGACCGGATGCGTGACCGGCTGGGGCGCTTGAAAGAGCATGCCGAACCGCTGGCGGCCCTTGAGGCCGAAGCTGTCGCAATCCATGAAAGCGACCGCGAAGCCAACCTGACCATGGCTCAGTTGGGTGTCGACCTGATCCGCAAGCATCAGGGCAACGCCCAGGCCATCCTGACCCATTGTAATACCGGGGCCCTGGCCACCGGCGGCTTTGGCACGGCCCTTGGCGTGATCCGGGGGGCGTTCCTCGAGGGTATGGTCGAGCGCGTCTACGCCGACGAAACCCGTCCGTGGCTGCAAGGCTCGCGCCTCACCGCGTGGGAACTGGCCAATGAAGGCATCCCGGTGACCCTCAATGCCGATTCCGCCGCCGCCCACATCATGAAGACCAAGGGCGTGACCTGGGTGATCGTTGGCGCCGACCGCATCACGGCCAATGGCGACGTGGCGAACAAGATCGGTACCTATCAACTGGCGGTCTGCGCCATGCACCACGGCGTGCGCTTCATGGTGGTGGCGCCGAGTTCGACCATCGACATGAACCTGGCCAGCGGCGAAGACATTCCGATTGAGGAGCGTGACGGGCGCGAGCTGCTGGAGGTTGGCGGCAAGCGGGTCGGGGCGGATGTGGATGCCTTCAACCCGGTGTTCGACGTCACCCCGGCGGACCTGATCGACGCCATTGTCACCGAAAAAGGCATCGTCGAGCGCCCGGACATGGCGAAGATGGCGCAGTTGATGTGTCGCAAGCGGTTGCATTGA
- the ubiG gene encoding bifunctional 2-polyprenyl-6-hydroxyphenol methylase/3-demethylubiquinol 3-O-methyltransferase UbiG has translation MSNVDHAEIAKFEALAHRWWDRESEFKPLHDINPLRVNWIDERVNLAGKKVLDVGCGGGILSEAMAQRGATVMGIDMGEAPLAVAQLHQLESGVSVEYRQTTAEALAEEMPEQFDVVTCLEMLEHVPDPSSVIRACFRMVKPGGQVFFSTINRNPKAYLFAIIGAEYIMKLLPRGTHDFKKFIRPSELGAWSRMAGLTVKDIIGLTYNPLTKHYKLAADVDVNYMIQTLREE, from the coding sequence ATGAGCAACGTCGACCACGCCGAAATCGCCAAATTCGAAGCCCTGGCCCATCGCTGGTGGGACCGTGAAAGCGAATTCAAACCGCTGCACGACATCAACCCGCTGCGGGTCAACTGGATTGACGAGCGGGTCAACCTGGCTGGCAAGAAAGTGCTCGATGTCGGCTGCGGCGGCGGCATCCTCAGCGAAGCCATGGCCCAGCGCGGAGCGACGGTGATGGGCATCGACATGGGCGAAGCACCGCTGGCGGTTGCGCAACTGCATCAACTGGAATCCGGCGTCAGCGTGGAATACCGGCAGACCACCGCCGAAGCCCTGGCCGAGGAAATGCCCGAACAGTTCGATGTAGTCACCTGCCTGGAAATGCTCGAACACGTGCCGGATCCGTCATCGGTCATTCGCGCGTGCTTTCGCATGGTCAAGCCCGGTGGCCAGGTGTTCTTCTCCACCATCAACCGCAATCCGAAGGCCTACCTGTTCGCCATCATCGGCGCCGAATACATCATGAAGCTGTTGCCACGTGGCACTCACGACTTCAAGAAATTCATCCGGCCTTCGGAGTTGGGCGCCTGGAGCCGCATGGCCGGGCTGACCGTAAAAGACATCATCGGCCTGACGTACAACCCGCTGACCAAGCACTACAAGCTGGCCGCCGACGTTGACGTCAACTACATGATCCAGACCTTGCGCGAGGAGTAA
- the mupP gene encoding N-acetylmuramic acid 6-phosphate phosphatase MupP — MRLKAVLFDMDGTLLDTAPDFIAICQAMRADRGLPPINTQHIRDEISGGARAMVAVTFSMDPESPGFEELRQEFLDRYLKGCAVHSHLFDGMAQVLADIEAANLIWGVVTNKPVRFAEPIMQQLGLAERSKVLICPDHVKNSKPDPEPLTLACKMLDLDPASVLFVGDDLRDIESGRSAGTRTCAVTYGYIHPDDNPKHWGADVVIDHPSALREVLDNALCSC, encoded by the coding sequence ATGCGTCTCAAAGCAGTTCTCTTCGACATGGACGGCACGCTGCTCGACACCGCGCCGGACTTCATCGCCATCTGCCAGGCCATGCGTGCCGACCGTGGTCTGCCACCGATCAACACGCAGCATATTCGCGACGAGATTTCCGGCGGCGCCCGGGCGATGGTCGCGGTGACCTTTTCCATGGACCCGGAATCGCCGGGTTTCGAGGAACTGCGCCAGGAATTCCTCGACCGCTACCTCAAAGGTTGCGCGGTCCACAGCCATCTGTTTGACGGCATGGCCCAGGTGCTGGCCGACATTGAAGCGGCCAACCTGATCTGGGGGGTGGTCACCAACAAACCGGTGCGCTTCGCTGAGCCGATCATGCAGCAACTGGGCCTGGCCGAACGCTCGAAAGTGCTGATCTGCCCGGACCATGTAAAAAACAGCAAGCCGGACCCGGAGCCTCTGACCCTGGCGTGCAAGATGCTCGACCTGGACCCGGCCAGCGTATTGTTCGTGGGCGACGACCTGCGGGACATCGAGTCTGGCCGCAGCGCCGGCACCAGGACTTGCGCGGTGACCTACGGCTACATTCATCCAGACGACAACCCGAAACATTGGGGCGCGGATGTCGTGATCGACCACCCCTCGGCGCTGCGTGAAGTGCTGGATAACGCGTTGTGCAGTTGCTGA
- a CDS encoding YciK family oxidoreductase, producing the protein MFDYSARPDLLNGRVILVTGAGRGIGAAAAKAYAAHGATVLLLGKTEANLTQVYDEIEAAGHPQPAVIPFNLETALPHQYDELAAMIETEFGHLDGLLHNASIIGPRTPLEQLSGENFMRVMQVNVNAMFMLTSTLLPLLKLSKDASVVFTSSSVGRKGRAYWGAYGVSKFATEGLMQTLADEVETVAPVRANSINPGATRTSMRAQAYPGENPLNNPTPEEIMPIYLYLMGPDSTGVNGQAFNAQ; encoded by the coding sequence ATGTTTGATTATTCCGCCCGCCCCGACCTGCTCAATGGCCGGGTCATTCTGGTCACCGGCGCCGGTCGTGGCATTGGCGCCGCGGCCGCCAAAGCCTATGCCGCCCACGGTGCTACCGTCTTGCTGCTGGGCAAGACCGAAGCCAACCTGACCCAGGTCTACGATGAAATCGAAGCGGCCGGGCATCCACAGCCAGCGGTGATTCCGTTCAACCTCGAAACGGCCCTGCCCCATCAGTACGATGAACTGGCGGCCATGATCGAAACCGAGTTCGGCCATCTGGACGGCTTGCTGCACAACGCCTCGATCATCGGCCCGCGTACGCCGCTGGAGCAGTTGTCCGGCGAGAACTTCATGCGGGTGATGCAGGTGAACGTCAACGCCATGTTCATGCTTACCAGCACCTTGTTGCCGCTGCTCAAGCTGTCCAAGGACGCGTCCGTGGTGTTCACCTCCAGCAGCGTCGGGCGCAAGGGACGGGCTTACTGGGGCGCTTATGGCGTCTCCAAGTTTGCCACCGAGGGGCTGATGCAAACCCTGGCCGACGAAGTCGAGACCGTCGCACCGGTGCGCGCCAACAGCATCAACCCCGGCGCCACCCGCACCAGCATGCGCGCCCAGGCCTACCCGGGGGAAAACCCGCTCAACAACCCTACGCCTGAAGAAATCATGCCGATCTACCTATACCTCATGGGGCCGGATAGCACAGGCGTCAACGGTCAGGCTTTCAACGCCCAGTAA
- a CDS encoding GGDEF domain-containing protein, which translates to MKTPTQINAIDFDSAKLQRLGFGQPSPLVARSVNLSQLRQQLGQQLQTSLEPQRILGLFFREVQRLVPLDALIYRHSPSDLRLELGQRGHHTLTYNLSHEGEYLGELVFRRNQRFTETEQADLESVLSTLLFPLRNALLYRAATQSALRDPLTGTGNRIAMDQTLIREVDMAKRHLQPLSLLMLDIDHFKRVNDSHGHGIGDEVLKGVAEAIKNQLRNVDMVFRFGGEEFLILLSNTSRDAAALVGERLRHAAQAQDYFAAGTRIELTVSLGCATLLPGESVESLLRRADNALYVAKREGRNRLAMAG; encoded by the coding sequence ATGAAAACGCCAACCCAGATCAACGCGATTGATTTCGACAGCGCCAAACTGCAGCGCCTGGGATTTGGCCAGCCATCACCACTGGTGGCACGCTCCGTCAATCTTTCGCAATTGCGCCAGCAACTGGGCCAGCAATTGCAAACCAGCCTGGAGCCGCAACGGATCCTGGGTCTGTTTTTCCGCGAGGTTCAGCGGCTGGTGCCTCTGGACGCGCTGATCTACCGGCACAGCCCCAGCGATCTGCGCCTGGAGCTGGGTCAACGCGGGCATCACACCCTCACCTATAACCTCAGCCATGAAGGCGAATACTTGGGCGAACTGGTGTTTCGCCGCAACCAGCGCTTCACCGAGACCGAACAAGCCGATCTTGAGTCAGTGTTGTCGACGCTGCTGTTTCCGTTGCGCAATGCCCTGCTCTATCGCGCCGCGACCCAAAGCGCCCTGCGTGACCCGCTGACCGGCACGGGCAACCGCATCGCCATGGACCAGACGCTGATCCGAGAAGTTGATATGGCCAAGCGTCATTTGCAACCGCTGTCACTGTTGATGCTGGACATCGATCATTTCAAGCGTGTCAACGACAGCCATGGCCACGGTATCGGCGATGAGGTATTGAAGGGTGTTGCCGAGGCCATCAAGAATCAGCTGCGCAATGTGGACATGGTGTTCAGATTCGGTGGCGAAGAATTCCTGATTCTGCTCTCGAACACCAGCCGGGACGCCGCGGCCTTGGTCGGAGAACGGCTGCGTCATGCCGCCCAAGCGCAGGATTATTTTGCCGCTGGCACGCGGATCGAACTGACCGTCAGCCTGGGTTGCGCGACGCTGCTGCCGGGCGAGTCAGTCGAAAGCCTGCTGCGCAGGGCCGACAACGCGCTGTACGTGGCCAAGCGCGAGGGCCGTAACCGGCTGGCGATGGCGGGTTGA
- a CDS encoding TenA family transcriptional regulator, producing MDATSYPKWAQQLITDCSESKRRVVEHELYQRMRDNKLSAKTMRHYLIGGWPVVEQFALYMAQNLTKTRFARHPGEDMARRWLMRNIRVELNHADYWVNWSAAHGVTLEDLQAQRVPPELHALSHWCWHTSSSDALIVAIAATNYAIEGATGEWSALVCSNGIYAAAFAEEDRKRAMKWLKMHAQYDDAHPWEALEIICTLAGMNPSTALQTELRQAVCKSYDYMYLFLERCMQLEQSESVGKTSSTRERLALAES from the coding sequence ATGGACGCCACAAGCTATCCGAAATGGGCACAACAGCTCATTACCGATTGCAGCGAGAGCAAACGCCGGGTTGTCGAACACGAGCTGTATCAGCGCATGCGCGATAACAAGCTCAGTGCCAAGACCATGCGCCACTACCTTATTGGTGGTTGGCCGGTCGTTGAACAGTTCGCCTTATACATGGCACAGAACCTCACCAAGACGCGCTTTGCCCGCCATCCCGGCGAGGACATGGCGCGCCGCTGGCTGATGCGCAACATTCGTGTCGAACTCAACCATGCCGATTACTGGGTCAACTGGAGCGCCGCCCATGGCGTGACTCTGGAAGATTTACAAGCCCAACGGGTGCCACCCGAACTCCATGCGCTGAGCCACTGGTGCTGGCATACCAGTTCTTCGGACGCACTGATCGTGGCCATCGCCGCGACCAACTATGCCATCGAAGGGGCAACCGGGGAGTGGTCGGCATTGGTGTGTTCCAATGGCATCTATGCGGCGGCTTTTGCCGAGGAAGACCGCAAGCGAGCCATGAAATGGCTGAAGATGCACGCTCAGTATGATGATGCCCACCCTTGGGAAGCCCTGGAAATCATCTGCACCCTGGCGGGCATGAACCCGAGCACGGCCCTGCAAACCGAGCTACGTCAGGCCGTCTGCAAGAGCTATGACTACATGTACCTCTTCCTGGAGCGCTGCATGCAACTGGAGCAATCGGAATCCGTGGGGAAAACCTCATCGACCCGTGAGCGCCTGGCGCTGGCCGAGAGCTGA